The Anas platyrhynchos isolate ZD024472 breed Pekin duck chromosome 1, IASCAAS_PekinDuck_T2T, whole genome shotgun sequence genomic sequence gagaaaatacataTGCGGATGATTAGCTGTTTAATGGTGATTATGAAATAATGATTTATAATTGATATCTGAAAAATAAGTTTATCATTCTGTTCAgtgtatttcatttactttaattACTAAATGCTTCATTTCCACATGATTGAGGATAAAAACCAGCAGAGAGTTTAATAGTAACGTTTAAGATTTAGGCATGTTTTTGTAAGTCTAGGCAGACTTAAACTCATAGCTGGGTACATTATTGTCCTAACCAGTATGTGATTTTGAGTAGGACAActgtcttcattaaaaaaaagagtcaaaGTACCCCTATAGTTTACATTAAAGACAAGCTCCATGTGCGGCCAGGACCCCCTCTCACCCAGCAGTGTGCATCCCCCCAGCTGGCACAACAGCTGGGCACAGCGCTCTGCTGTGTTCTCAGCGGTTATGCAGGTCTTAGGCACAGCCATCATGACATTCCCCAACAGCACGTGTCATCCAACTTCATCCAGAGGCTAAACAGAGCTTAACCAAATGGTAGGCTTCAGTGTCTaagaggcagagctgtgcctcaCATGGCATTTGCAAATACACAGCAAGATGCAATTTTTTCAGacctcagtgaaaaaaaaaaacaaaaaaacacaaaagaaacaatcctCAAGACCTTTACTTTATACTTGCGttcctctttttccccttttttttttttttaaaatgaaaacctcaGAATGCTTCATGTGTATTATGGATCCTAAATTTAAAGATACTCCTTTTAGCCATAAAGACCTTAGAATAGTCAGTAAACTTTGGGATGAGAGATCTAGTCTAAACCTTAACTTTGGGGGGAAATCTGAAGGCATAACCTCTCAGTTATTGCAGGAGGAACACAGTCTGAGATTTAGTGCTAAGAAACTGCTGGCCATtcaaaagacaaagcagaaTTTCAAAAGAGCTCCCTTTTGCAATAATACCTGCACTCTTTGCTGACTGATAGTCCAGAAGGTATTTTACACGTTTCTGTATGTACGCAGAATGTCAGGCAACAGCATTTAAATTTCATATCCAGTCTGGTTCTGGGTAGTacttcaaattcattttatatCTTAGCAcacttccttaaaaaataaaaactcccTTCAATACAGCTTTAAGTGCTTCAGCAAATGGTGCCGTGTCCATTCTCATTTCCTAAATACCCGTGTGAATTATATTGTTTGCTACCCAAAGTTGATAAAAACATTCTCTGTGACACTGCTGCTGTATTTTATATCTCTGATGATATGAGGACGAGGTACAGCATTTCAGGATGTGACAAtaacctcctcctcccctttgcAAACAAAGGCACTGCCACTAATCAGCGTACAATATATTAGAAACACATCTCTTCTCCCCTTTCCTGTTGTGTAAAAGCATCTCTTGGTGCGtcttaacatttcttttctgtggaaGGGAAAAGGTGGCAGCACGTCCCTGGGAGCAGCTAACGCCACGCTTCACTAAGGAAAGGGAGTCATGCGCTTCAAACAGGGGAGTGAGGAGTCAGTTGCATCCTCAACTCTGTTGGTAACTAGGTTTTCACCTAGTTTCCcctctctcagaaaaaaaaaaagtttcctttatGCCTTTTGGTTTTCCATAAGTGATTCTTCCTCTAGGGAAATGGCCTGCATATTTTGAAGAATACTGACAGTGGAGGGATCTACACTCACCTGCAGCCCAAGCGTGATGGTTCCAAGCTGTCCTACCAGCTTTTCTGAAGGACCTCGCCTCTTACCGGGTTCCTGCCCTgccacctgcagcagctctggacCCACAGCACTTCTGGCAGGAGTAGCACAACTTGACTTCTTTCCATGGATCTCTGCAACTCACGTGCGATGGGACACTTGCAAGAGTCAGTTGAtatctctgttgtgttttaataCATTGTTTTTTCATCCAGCTGGTCTCCAGCTTTCCTTCCCCATATTTCACGTGATGTTAACGTCACAAGGTAAGTCATACGCCAGCATCATATAGCTTTACTTTCTATTTTGTGTTGTCCTTGACCTTTAAGAAATGTGCTCTTCTGGCCCTGTTCTGGAAGAAACAGCAGGGCAGAAAGCCCCTGGAATTCACCAGGGGAAGTTTTTTTCAGGCCTGTATTTAATTCCCCTTCCAGCTTGTACAGTGGGACATAATCTGTGCCAATGGCCATGCTACCTTCATGTTAAGTACCAGCGTAGCTCAGGGTTGCAGATTTGGGTTTCTCAGTGTGGTTTCTGCATACGCCTAAATCCAAAGAAGAGTTTGACAGAGGCAGGGGTCTACACAATGGCCAGAACAGTAGCCCCAGGAAAAAAGATTGGTAAGGGACAGAGCACTGAAAATGGGTGCTGGCTGCAATGAAAGGGGCATAGAAGATTTCTCCATGAGTCCTAATTCCATTTGTCACAGCTGCACTCAGGCACGCAGCCTGCAGCACAGTGCCATACACTGAGGTGCAGAACGGGTTTGTGAACCGATCAGCACCTGCTTACCCACTCTGCTGTTTCCTTATGCAAGCAGTGATGCCCGGAGCATCAAAAGATTCTGTTCCCTGAGGTACTGCTGAAGGTCACAGTGCTTTTGGTCTTCTTTTTGCGCCTTCTCCTGTGAATGGTGTCTGTTCTGGAACACTTTCCTTTTGGCAGCCTGGTGCTGCTTTTGTTGCCTGTCTTGCTCCTGTGAGTCTTGCTTCTGCATTTGCTGCTGTGACTGCATTCTGCTCTTCAGAAAATCCTATGTAGAAATAATGACACGTACAATTGCAAAGCCAGCTTTTAGTCAGAATATCATCTACAGTTATCACTGGCATAGCTCAGAAAAGAGGGagctggacaggctggagaaatgggcctACATGAAACTCCTGCAGTTCAGCAAGGCCCAGGTGCTGTCCCAAACATCAGCACGGACTGGGGGCTAAAcagattgagagcagctctgcagagaaggacctgttGACATTGCCTGTTCACATCCAATTTTTCATCCACCAATGTGCACTTGCAACCCAGAAGACTAACtataccctgggctgcaccaaagTCAGTGaggccagcagggcgagggaggggaTTCCGCCCCTCTGCGCCGCCGCTACCCTGGACCCCTCCCAGAGCCCTGcactcagctctggggccccagcaGAAGGAGGACATGGAGCTGTCAGAGTGAGCCCAGAGGAGGAGCACAGCgctgatcagagggctggagcacctctcctctgcAGGGGATTTGatctagatgatctttaagatcccttccaccccaaaccattctatgactctatatAATAACCTGGGAAAATTCATTCCTTGCATGCAGAACGACTGCTTCTATGACAGATACAGAAACGTTCAATTCCCATCTTTAATCTTTATGCATGTTAAAGAAAAAGTTAACGTTCAAAAGTTCCTTTGATGTATCTCCAGGTGATGTAATTGTATTGGATACAAAATGACAAAGACTCCAGATGGCGCCACAGTTGGAAACACAGTAGTAGTACAGGTAAAACTTTACTGAAATTGCCCTTACCAgcctttctttctcctgttcAAAGCTCCTCTCATTGCGTTCTGCAAGCAATTTCTCTCTCTGCAATCGCTGTGTCTGTAAGGACTGCAGCCTCTCACTTGCCTTTCTGTTCTCCTCCTCTGACAAGAAGGATTCCTTCCTGCTCCTCTCTGACCATGCTACTTGAAGCAACGCGGTGCGCTGCAAAGCTCTTTCTTCATGCTCCAGCTGTTTCTCCAACCCTTGCAACATTCTCTGATGCAATCGCTGCctgtttccaaaacaaattttctcaaatttctcagaaaataaaagcaatcaaaaaaaataaagtgcgtaaaatgaaaagcagatatTCTGGCAATCTGTGCTCAGTTAATATTACAGGACTCTGTTACATTATGAAGATTAAGGCTGCATCCTAAACAGAAGTGGCAAAACCCCAAAATGGGCTGGTGCCTGATGTGAGCTAACTACAGCCATGTGCTCACTTGACTACGTAACCTGGTGTGGTTCTGCGTTCTTGGGCCTGAAGACCAGGAGCCAAAGAAATGGATTGCAGGACAAAAGGCGGTAGGACACATCCAGGCAACTGGGTGGCTCTGTGTACTGCTGGTGGTGCCACAGGggcaagagaagagatggaaagagGAAGAGTCATGGGGGCAAGGACCTGCTAAGAGCAACTGGGCTGTGGGGCCAGAGGCAGGGGTGGGGGAGGCAAAAGGTCTCTGGCTCTGAGGATGAGATTGAAGGGAATTTGCCCTCGAGCTAATGCTGAAGGCTATGGGTCCCTTGGTACCTCCTCACTCATGTGTGGAGCATTAATTTTATTCCCATTAGCAAACCATCATGACCACTCTGCAGGCTCTAGCATAACGTGCCAACGCGTGATGTTCAGAGACTGAATGAGAGCACCAAGGAGTGGAAATCACTAATAAATGTCAGATGGTtggcaaaagcaaacaaaataaaacagctccTAGGTATTACCTCTGGTTGTTCCGGCGTAGCTGGCGTCGGAGAGcttcttcctcttgctgctgtTGCCTCTTCTGCTGCCTCTCTTCTTGTTGCCCCCTTTTGTGCTCAATCTTGGCTCTGTTGAGGTCCATCTCTTTCCATCTCTCTTGAGATGCACGGTTAAGGACTgatttctaagaaaataaaaataaccctgTAGATACTACAGATTCCCTATCAGACCTTATTAGAGAAAGAAATATCTGCCTCCCTCTATAtaagggaaggagcaggaaaCATCACCAGTACTTAGACATGCATTCTAGTTATGGTGCTAGAGATGTTTAGAGCAAAAACAGAGCTTCCACACAGTATTTTGCTCTCTCACATGCATTCTCCCTTCTACTCCCAGCAAAAATTAGCACACTCTTGCCATTAGCCACTCTTCTGAAAACATAACATCTCCTTCCAGGTCTTTCTGGAGGACATCTCCAATATCATGAGCTGGGAAACCCTACAGGACCTTCAAACAATGTCCACTGCCTCCTTCTGATCACTGTTCCTGGCAGACTCACATAGCATTTTGACAAAGATCAGCTTGTTAAGAGAAATCAGCGACTTCCTAGGCATAAGAAGAACCTTTGTTCTTCAGCATTACTGTTCTTTGTAAAATTGCACCCTGTGAGTGGCTTGTGATTAATGGCTTGAGGAGggaaagattgaaaaaaaaataaatccaagatGTTTCATAGGTGGGAGATGAACAAATAGTGTTATCTACAGGTAAGGACTGGCCTAAGGATCAGGAGACTTGAGGTTCCACCCCAGCCCTGACGTGCATTCCCTGACACGAAATTCAACTGGTTAGCTagactttctcttttttcctctcaggaTCTGTAAGAGATTAAGAATTATTTCCTATCCGGTAGAGTTGGTTGGAAAGTTAATTTAGGAAAGATtacatctaaaataaaataataacaataaaaaaactaTCAGAAGTGCAGAGCACAAATACCAGAAGTGCTGTGTTCCTGTCCATCTTTGACTCCCAAGTGGAAACTTTATATTTCTATTTAGGCATTATAGCCATTATTTTACAtgtgcgtatatatatatatatatatatatattttttttttttcagtcaaaacCTTTGAGAAAGATCAAATGAGAGTATACTCTCACTTGACATAAACAAATCACCCAATCCTAATAGCCAAAAACTGGTTTGGACAAGTACTTACCGTAATGCTTTTGTCCTTTAGAAGATGCAGGAGGTTTGTGGATCTCCTAGCCCGCGCACTGGAGGTGCTGTGTGGCCTCTGTACACGCAGAGCTGACTCAATGGCCAGCCTGTCTCTCTCCAGGGATTGATTCACTCGGTCAAAGAAGCTCTGTCGCCTGAAAGGACCCAAAGCACTGCTTCCCAGGGAACGGCTCCTTTGGGAAGGCTGGATTAGAGCTTCTGCCTCTCTGGGCTCAAAAAGGCCTGTTAGATAAATTAGAGCAGGGGCATATGAAGTTATAGGTAActtataaaaagaaagcagataaaagagaaaaaaaagtcttttaacaTAAAATACGTTCAAGCAAGACTTTTATAACTAAGTATCAACATTTTCCTCTGATGGAGTGAGACATTTCTTAGTCTCCCCAGATCAGGTCCCAGTGTTCAAAAAACAAGCTTACCTTTGCCATcaaccaagatttttttttttaaaagatcacTTTAACACAAGACCATTGAGTACACTTACAGCTACTCAGTTTAAGGTTTGTTTATGTGGCGTTTTGCAAACAGACACGAGCATCCTCTGCCAGTGCTCTGAGACAACCAACACTGATATGTTTCTTTACACTGCAAAGCCTAAGCTCTAAATCCTGCTGAGAGACAGGAGAAAATAGCTTGGGTACAAAATTGTGCTAACGCAGTTACCTAGCTTTTGGGTGACTGAGAACATGAGCAGAGTTTGCTTGCACCTTCCTGCTAAGGACAGCATGGACTTGAGCAGCACTTACTGCATGGAATGATGGTGGAACGCCCCCTGGGAGGACACGTGCCTTTCTGTGACTCACTCCCTCTAACAGCACTGTCACAGAGCACTACAGAAGCTGTAATACTTGGAGAAAGCTTTGGGCTTACAGAATCCTTACTGAAATGCTTACATTTGTCACAAAGCTGGCTTAAATGAGGATGGCACCAGCTTCATTAAAAGCATGATCCAAACCATTTTGAGTGACAGGGGAACAGAAGTTTAATCAATGACATTATAAAGTAATTACTTAATAAGAGGAGGAGTGTTTCCTGCTTGAACAGTCCTGGTGAAATCACTGTTATCTGTAGTCATAGCTAACATTACAGACGAATTTTTAAAGTAAGgtattcataaaaatatgtaagaCTTCCATCTTGAGAGAAAGACGAACAGCTTCTCAACCCAAGCTGCCACTACCAGCTACATACTGCATTACGCTGGCTGTACGCAGCACGGCATTACGACATTCTCTTTCGATGCATCAAGAACTATGGCCATAGAACATGCTGGCCCGctgcaatgatttttttttagccattTTTATATTTGGATAAAACAGCTACGATTTCAGTACCGtgtttgtgtttaaaatgaGCGTCAGTTTCAGCATCCTGGTGTCTGCTGCCTGCTTCCTCCTCGCGGACTGCCTCCGATAGCCAGCTGTCCGTGCTGACAGCAGCATCAACCATAGTAACGTGAGCTGGCTCCCTCTGGGGACTCTagaaacaaggagaaatgcaATCGTAATCCAGGCCTGATAAGGAAAAGTTGGTTTCGTGAACTTGCAGTGTGAGATGTTATGCTGCAACTCaagtttgagagaaaaaaaaacacatgggaGTTCTttaccaaagaaataaaaaactctTAAATagtttctgatatttttttgtttttctccacatCTTAAAATGATCTAAAAAATGACAATACTACTGCCTTGGAGGGTCTAAAGTGGCACAGCGAGATCAGGCCAGAGGAGCTCTGGCAGGAAGACAGCTTTCCAGGCACATGCCAAAAATCCACATTATAAGAGCAGTGGAAAAAAGCTTGGCAGTAGTTGGTGCACATAAACCTCCTCCTTGCTGACCCTCgcccagcaccctgctcacACGCACCACAACAACTACGAAGGATCACAAAAGGCCTTTGATTCACAGGGGTGATGCCTCTGCCATGGTTGAGAAATATTGTAACAAAATTATGCCAGGGACTGCCCTGGTGTTGAGGACTCCTTACTGGAATCTTTATTCAGTGTGAAGTTTTTTGTCTGAcactttttcctgcttttatgGAGAGGAGCTGGGCTACACAACACTCCTCAGATCCTGCATCTGTGGAAGAGGTTTTAGGAGTCCGCTCCAGCCAGTGATAAAAAATGACAGCTTCTAGCTGTTCCCCAGATCAAAGGATTAGGAAGACAAAGGGGAGTAAAGTCAGAGAGTCTCCATTATATAGCCAGCATACACAAGGGTCACACCCAAAACCTATTGTAATTTTTTGGTACCAAGAGCAGAAAAGGTAAGGTAACAAACTAGAAATTATACAATAGCAGACTCCATGCTAAGAGACAGCATGAAGCACTTTGTACCTTCTTAGGATCTAAAACCTCCTTATCCTCTTCCAAACAAGACTCAGAATCTTTTGGAGCATTTTCTGCCTTCaatctcttctcttcctttttctcttcctctctggaAACACTTTCCGAAGAGGAAATCCTCACTTCAGACAGCTGCTCTTCTATTTTCTCGCTGAGCTCTTCTTTAGCGAAGCTTGCTCCTGGCATGAAGCCACCTTCTTGCTGCACTTTGTGCTCTGGGGGCTGAGGGCGTTCGCAGGCTGCCAGGCAGCAGCGGGGAAGCAAGGTGCACCTACAGCTGCACGTAGCACAGGGCTGAGCCGAACACGGACCCCTTGGCCAGCACTCCAGAGCTGAGTGACCCTGTCTGCGACACCCTGAAGGTCTGTAACCTGGTGTCACGACGTAGGGGTAATCCCAGCTGGACTCCACCACCATCTGCCTGGCCGCCAGAGGCATCTGCAGTTCCAGGATGATGCGCTcgctgaggggcagggggatgcGCAGGGCTCGGTCAGGAGGCACCTCCTTGGTCTGCCCGTTCCAGAAACTGACAAGCACTCCCTGCCGATTTTGTGCTGAGCACGttagaaaaaagggaaaaagcattAGAAACATGGCAACCCACGTGATGCATCTCCTAGAAACCAGCAAATAAAGGAGCAGCACCAGTTACAATTTTGTAGCACCTTACatgactttttctttaaaggttTAGAATTTGTCCTTTTAAGTTTCCTCTGAAGAGGCAAAAGATGACAAAGCTCTTGCTAGCCAGAGCGAGCCAGGATTTCATCCTGCCAAAGCTGGACACTAGACTAAGAGATTATCAGGTGAAACTCATGAGGGCCAGGAGCATTTTTCTCCGTGTTGATGAGATGACCCCACCCCTCCCAACAAGCCCACCTTGGTTTTTTTTAGGACATTTCCCACTCACAGAACCAAACAAAGGCTAATTCTGGGGTGGTGTTAATTCTAGCACTGAAAAGGAACAGGATGCCTGGGCCAACAACAAGACAAGGAAGAGAAACCAAGCAGCAGGTGGTGAATTCTCCATGGCTGAGGCTGTTCTCTCCTCTCTGTatcacagccagcagctgtggCGAGTTTAACACTGATTGGGAAGCCAATACCTCGTACCTGAGTGTGCCTCCTCGTTCTCCATAACCTTTAGCACAGTGCCTGGGCCAAACCGCTCAGCTTTAGCCTCCCACGGTGCCAGGACCCTGTCTCCTGGAGCGAGTGGCTGTCGCCTGGCATCCTCATAGTGGAGGATGTCGTAGAGAGGCGTTTCCTGCAGGCGAAGCTCCACCTTGCCTTTCAGAGCACGACTTCTGTCAAACTCGATCACAAAGCGTTCCCTTGAGCCCTACAGGAGTAAAGCATGCAGTTTGCAAGACAGACATCTGGGGCCAATTAACAGCCAAACACAAGTGGTGAGAGGGAAATGACAGAAATCCCAGGAAGCAGAACGTGATCTGTGAAGGCTGTTGTCCTCCTCCACCAGGTTTTTCACTGTACCGTGTCCGTGTTGGactttaaagtaattaaaaagcTGGCGCTGAAGGGGCTTGACAGTcactctcttcctttccttttggaCTTGGAATTTAGTAGGCTTACCTGGCTCAGATGAGCAGTCAGCATCCTAAGAAAGAGCCTTGCCAGGAAAACCATCCACCCAAGTAGCCAAAAGAACCTGCTGCATGTGATGCAGCTAGTTACGTCGTAATCAAAATGACAGGAAACCAGTAAAAATTCAGTAAAATTCAGCCATAGCTGCCACAAATTTGAGTACTTTAATTTAAGCCTCCAGCAACGGGTGTGGGGCAGATTCTACTGTGAAAATCTCAGCCTTCTCTGTAGGTCTTTGAGAGGCCTTACACAAATAATGCTGTTAGCCAACACCTGTTCCACCCCACGCAGCTATACTGGCATCACCATTTATTTAACTAGCCCCTGAGCTGGAAAATGGACtggatttttaaagaaagctggGCTGCGCAGTGAAAGCAGATAAGAGGGATATGAAGGACCTGCTTAGTTTGTCTCATAACCCTGAAACTGATTGATTTCCAGGCTGCTTCTGTGTGCAGGACTCTTCCCAGTAAGCAGCCAGTCATGATCACAAAGAGAAGATGAAGGTAGGGTGTGGGGAGAGAACTGCAGTCACAAAGTGTGCAGGCTCACAGGAGAGCCGCCCCACAGCAGAGCCATGGTGAGGCACAggaaggacaggagaaaagccACACAGAGCCCAGGCAGAGCGCTTTAGAAGCGCAGTTCCCAGCGAATAGCTACCTTCACCTCTTGTGCAACGTGGCCCAGGTAATAGTAGCCATCAGCCTCTCTCCTTGCCAGCACACGAGCCCCCCTCAGGAAACTGGAAGCCTCTGAGGATGGATGAATGCA encodes the following:
- the LOC101801919 gene encoding uncharacterized protein isoform X1; translated protein: MPIPHARCWHSANKEHFGSELPGWPLTHFPVCAWNPDSLCMPSVSSEKRNCIHPSSEASSFLRGARVLARREADGYYYLGHVAQEVKGSRERFVIEFDRSRALKGKVELRLQETPLYDILHYEDARRQPLAPGDRVLAPWEAKAERFGPGTVLKVMENEEAHSAQNRQGVLVSFWNGQTKEVPPDRALRIPLPLSERIILELQMPLAARQMVVESSWDYPYVVTPGYRPSGCRRQGHSALECWPRGPCSAQPCATCSCRCTLLPRCCLAACERPQPPEHKVQQEGGFMPGASFAKEELSEKIEEQLSEVRISSSESVSREEEKKEEKRLKAENAPKDSESCLEEDKEVLDPKKSPQREPAHVTMVDAAVSTDSWLSEAVREEEAGSRHQDAETDAHFKHKHGLFEPREAEALIQPSQRSRSLGSSALGPFRRQSFFDRVNQSLERDRLAIESALRVQRPHSTSSARARRSTNLLHLLKDKSITKSVLNRASQERWKEMDLNRAKIEHKRGQQEERQQKRQQQQEEEALRRQLRRNNQRQRLHQRMLQGLEKQLEHEERALQRTALLQVAWSERSRKESFLSEEENRKASERLQSLQTQRLQREKLLAERNERSFEQEKERLDFLKSRMQSQQQMQKQDSQEQDRQQKQHQAAKRKVFQNRHHSQEKAQKEDQKHCDLQQYLREQNLLMLRASLLA
- the LOC101801919 gene encoding uncharacterized protein isoform X2; amino-acid sequence: MPIPHARCWHSANKEHFGSELPGWPLTHFPVCAWNPDSLCMPSVSSEKRNCIHPSSEASSFLRGARVLARREADGYYYLGHVAQEGSRERFVIEFDRSRALKGKVELRLQETPLYDILHYEDARRQPLAPGDRVLAPWEAKAERFGPGTVLKVMENEEAHSAQNRQGVLVSFWNGQTKEVPPDRALRIPLPLSERIILELQMPLAARQMVVESSWDYPYVVTPGYRPSGCRRQGHSALECWPRGPCSAQPCATCSCRCTLLPRCCLAACERPQPPEHKVQQEGGFMPGASFAKEELSEKIEEQLSEVRISSSESVSREEEKKEEKRLKAENAPKDSESCLEEDKEVLDPKKSPQREPAHVTMVDAAVSTDSWLSEAVREEEAGSRHQDAETDAHFKHKHGLFEPREAEALIQPSQRSRSLGSSALGPFRRQSFFDRVNQSLERDRLAIESALRVQRPHSTSSARARRSTNLLHLLKDKSITKSVLNRASQERWKEMDLNRAKIEHKRGQQEERQQKRQQQQEEEALRRQLRRNNQRQRLHQRMLQGLEKQLEHEERALQRTALLQVAWSERSRKESFLSEEENRKASERLQSLQTQRLQREKLLAERNERSFEQEKERLDFLKSRMQSQQQMQKQDSQEQDRQQKQHQAAKRKVFQNRHHSQEKAQKEDQKHCDLQQYLREQNLLMLRASLLA
- the LOC101801919 gene encoding uncharacterized protein isoform X3, which translates into the protein MPIPHARCWHSANKEHFGSELPGWPLTHFPVCAWNPDSLCMPSVSSEKRNCIHPSSEASSFLRGARVLARREADGYYYLGHVAQEVKGSRERFVIEFDRSRALKGKVELRLQETPLYDILHYEDARRQPLAPGDRVLAPWEAKAERFGPGTVLKVMENEEAHSAQNRQGVLVSFWNGQTKEVPPDRALRIPLPLSERIILELQMPLAARQMVVESSWDYPYVVTPGYRPSGCRRQGHSALECWPRGPCSAQPCATCSCRCTLLPRCCLAACERPQPPEHKVQQEGGFMPGASFAKEELSEKIEEQLSEVRISSSESVSREEEKKEEKRLKAENAPKDSESCLEEDKEVLDPKKSPQREPAHVTMVDAAVSTDSWLSEAVREEEAGSRHQDAETDAHFKHKHGLFEPREAEALIQPSQRSRSLGSSALGPFRRQSFFDRVNQSLERDRLAIESALRVQRPHSTSSARARRSTNLLHLLKDKSITKSVLNRASQERWKEMDLNRAKIEHKRGQQEERQQKRQQQQEEEALRRQLRRNNQRQRLHQRMLQGLEKQLEHEERALQRTALLQVAWSERSRKESFLSEEENRKDFLKSRMQSQQQMQKQDSQEQDRQQKQHQAAKRKVFQNRHHSQEKAQKEDQKHCDLQQYLREQNLLMLRASLLA